The following are from one region of the Synechococcus sp. CBW1108 genome:
- the hemF gene encoding oxygen-dependent coproporphyrinogen oxidase, whose protein sequence is MAKVLEAPPADSRTRAKALLMGLQDSICSGLAEFDGEGDFAEESWVRPEGGGGRSRVMKGGRVFEQGGVNFSEVEGSELPPSILSQRPEAKGHRWFATGTSMVLHPRNPYIPTVHLNYRYFEAGPVWWFGGGADLTPYYPFLSDAQNFHRSLKNACDSVNPAYYQVFKPWCDEYFFLRHRGETRGVGGIFYDYQDPLGVLYKGQDPEGPAAAGSNRLGAIDQNWEQLFALASACGNAFLPSYLPIAEQRQPTAYGERERDFQLYRRGRYVEFNLVFDRGTIFGLQTNGRTESILMSLPPLVRWEYGYQSEPGSREALLTDLFTRPQNWLEDGSLEARCAPHQAVS, encoded by the coding sequence ATGGCCAAGGTCTTAGAAGCGCCGCCAGCCGACTCCCGCACCAGGGCAAAAGCGCTGTTGATGGGCCTTCAGGATTCCATCTGCTCAGGCCTGGCTGAATTTGACGGGGAGGGCGATTTTGCCGAGGAGAGCTGGGTGCGGCCGGAGGGGGGCGGCGGCCGCTCGCGGGTGATGAAGGGCGGGCGCGTCTTCGAACAGGGCGGGGTGAACTTCTCCGAGGTGGAGGGCAGCGAATTGCCTCCCTCGATCCTCAGCCAGCGTCCGGAGGCCAAGGGCCACCGCTGGTTTGCCACCGGCACTTCGATGGTGTTGCACCCGCGCAACCCTTACATCCCCACCGTTCACCTCAACTACCGCTACTTCGAGGCGGGGCCGGTGTGGTGGTTTGGCGGCGGTGCCGACCTCACCCCCTACTACCCCTTCCTCAGCGATGCCCAGAATTTCCACCGCAGCCTCAAAAACGCCTGCGACAGCGTCAACCCTGCCTACTACCAGGTGTTCAAGCCCTGGTGCGATGAATACTTCTTCCTCCGCCATCGCGGCGAGACCCGCGGCGTCGGCGGGATTTTCTACGACTACCAGGACCCCCTAGGGGTGCTCTACAAGGGCCAGGATCCCGAGGGCCCCGCGGCCGCGGGAAGCAACCGCCTCGGGGCAATCGACCAAAACTGGGAGCAGCTGTTCGCCCTGGCGAGCGCCTGCGGCAATGCCTTCCTGCCCAGCTACCTGCCGATCGCCGAGCAGCGCCAGCCCACGGCTTACGGCGAGCGGGAGAGGGATTTCCAGCTCTACCGCCGCGGCCGCTACGTGGAGTTCAACCTGGTGTTTGATCGCGGCACGATCTTCGGCCTGCAGACCAATGGCCGCACTGAATCAATTTTGATGTCGCTGCCCCCGCTGGTGCGCTGGGAATATGGCTACCAGAGCGAGCCGGGCAGCCGGGAAGCCCTGCTCACCGACCTGTTCACTCGGCCCCAGAACTGGCTGGAGGACGGCTCGCTTGAGGCGCGTTGCGCTCCCCACCAGGCGGTGAGCTGA
- a CDS encoding sensor histidine kinase — MVSLADLRSALADGVPAGASSEDSVRRQWWAALATLQEDFLLPMQPLKGLWLAAPLPALYEPVLLQQLQGWVWAPRELADLLTSSAPLLGGAGSSATGEAGARGFQRLPLEPADGTDPLLLVMTPRLQVALCLDGPPEGRRLIARFDPEALSKALNLIHGRLLASDPGASTALRSALEELGPLRSEEQLGVRFWPRVGERLAAIAPSLTLQPLVHGGKGRDRSPTDIPREVSSELALLEALTHEVRTPLATIRTLIRSLLRRGDLPPLVRGRLEQIDGECSEQIDRFGLIFLAAELQRQPGNDQPLGQNDLARTDLSQVLLQQQELWKRQLARRGLELELLVPAGLSPVLSDPARLETMLGGLIDRFSRSLPAGSQVSVSLLPAGSRLKLQLSSEGHRPEEPVRDGEGDQRELVGPVLSWNPATGSLQLSRQATQRLFHRLGGRLTERSGSGLTVFFPVC; from the coding sequence CTGGTGAGCCTGGCCGACCTACGGAGTGCCCTGGCGGACGGCGTGCCGGCCGGCGCCAGCAGCGAAGACAGCGTGCGGCGCCAGTGGTGGGCGGCCCTGGCCACCCTGCAGGAGGACTTCCTGCTACCGATGCAACCCCTCAAAGGGCTGTGGCTGGCGGCCCCCCTGCCTGCCCTCTACGAGCCGGTGCTGTTGCAGCAACTCCAGGGCTGGGTGTGGGCGCCCAGGGAACTCGCCGACCTGCTGACGAGCTCCGCTCCCCTGCTGGGGGGAGCCGGCAGCTCCGCAACCGGGGAAGCGGGCGCAAGGGGTTTCCAGCGACTGCCCCTGGAGCCGGCCGATGGCACCGATCCGCTGCTGCTGGTGATGACCCCCCGCCTGCAGGTGGCGCTGTGCCTCGATGGTCCCCCAGAGGGCCGGCGCCTGATCGCCCGATTCGACCCGGAGGCCCTTTCCAAAGCCCTCAACCTGATCCACGGACGCCTGTTGGCCAGCGACCCCGGTGCCTCGACGGCCCTGCGCTCCGCCCTGGAGGAGCTGGGCCCCCTGCGCAGCGAAGAGCAGCTGGGGGTGCGGTTCTGGCCCCGGGTAGGGGAACGGCTCGCCGCCATCGCGCCGAGCCTCACCCTCCAACCCCTGGTGCACGGGGGCAAGGGTCGGGACCGATCCCCCACTGACATCCCCCGGGAGGTGAGTAGCGAACTGGCCCTGCTCGAAGCGCTCACCCACGAGGTGCGAACTCCCCTCGCCACAATTCGCACCCTGATTCGCTCCTTGCTGCGGCGCGGCGACCTGCCGCCGCTGGTGCGCGGGCGCCTCGAGCAGATCGATGGCGAATGCAGCGAGCAGATCGATCGATTTGGCCTGATCTTTCTGGCGGCCGAGCTGCAGCGCCAGCCAGGCAACGACCAGCCCCTGGGCCAAAACGATCTGGCCCGCACCGACCTCAGCCAGGTGCTGCTTCAGCAGCAGGAACTGTGGAAACGGCAGCTGGCCCGCCGCGGCCTGGAATTGGAATTGTTGGTCCCAGCTGGCCTTTCGCCCGTGCTCAGCGATCCGGCCCGGCTGGAAACCATGCTCGGCGGCCTGATCGACCGGTTCAGCCGCAGCCTTCCCGCCGGCAGTCAGGTCAGCGTCAGCCTGCTGCCGGCAGGTTCCAGGCTCAAGCTGCAACTGAGCAGCGAGGGCCATCGCCCGGAAGAGCCGGTACGGGATGGCGAGGGCGACCAACGGGAGCTGGTGGGGCCGGTGCTGAGCTGGAACCCCGCCACCGGCAGCCTGCAGCTCAGCCGCCAGGCCACCCAGCGGCTGTTCCATCGCCTCGGCGGTCGTCTCACCGAACGCAGCGGCAGTGGCCTGACCGTTTTTTTTCCCGTGTGCTGA
- a CDS encoding anthranilate synthase component I family protein, translating to MPSTDRDGLAQQAFLDMVAAGHNFIPLWKRWPADLETPLTTWLKVGAASEHGVLLESVEGGERIGRWSFVVSDPLWTLTSRGAHSQRRWRDGRCQALQGNPFELLRECLEPLSSPPIPGLPPVGQLFGFWGYELIRWIEPVVPVHQPGEDSPPDGSWMLADSLLVFDQVKRQITAVAYADLSGGQDRQMAYAAAAARISALEERMHAPLPTSVTPLRWHDANPAEIAQSLITSSNVGQEAFEAAVLQGEHHIEAGDVFQLVLSQRLETRIDRDPFELYRSLRMVNPSPYMAFFNFGGWYLIGSSPEVMVKAEPIPEGGVKASLRPIAGTRPRGRDEAEDLALEKELLADPKERAEHVMLVDLGRNDLGRVCKPGTVKVGELMVIERYSHVMHIVSQVEGLLAEGQTVWDLLMASFPAGTVSGAPKIRAMQLIHTLEPDARGPYSGVYGGVDLGGALNTAITIRTMVVLPHPEGGWRVQVQAGAGVVADSNAAAEYQETLNKARGMLKAIACLLPAQP from the coding sequence ATGCCGAGCACCGATCGCGATGGCTTAGCCCAGCAGGCATTTCTGGACATGGTGGCAGCCGGCCACAACTTCATCCCCCTCTGGAAACGCTGGCCCGCCGACCTGGAAACGCCCCTGACCACCTGGCTGAAGGTGGGAGCAGCCAGTGAGCACGGCGTGCTGCTGGAATCGGTGGAAGGGGGCGAGCGCATCGGGCGCTGGAGCTTCGTGGTCAGCGACCCCCTCTGGACCCTCACCAGCCGCGGTGCCCACTCCCAGCGCCGCTGGCGCGATGGCCGCTGCCAAGCCCTGCAGGGCAACCCCTTCGAGCTGTTGCGCGAGTGCCTGGAGCCCCTCTCCAGCCCGCCGATTCCGGGGCTGCCTCCGGTGGGCCAGCTGTTTGGCTTCTGGGGCTACGAACTGATCCGCTGGATCGAGCCGGTTGTGCCGGTGCACCAGCCCGGGGAGGACTCTCCCCCGGATGGGTCCTGGATGCTCGCCGACAGCCTGCTCGTGTTCGACCAGGTTAAGCGCCAGATCACCGCCGTGGCCTACGCCGACCTCAGCGGCGGCCAAGACCGGCAGATGGCCTACGCCGCTGCTGCCGCCCGCATCAGCGCCCTGGAAGAGCGCATGCACGCCCCCCTGCCGACCTCGGTGACTCCCCTGCGCTGGCACGACGCCAATCCGGCTGAGATAGCCCAGAGCCTGATCACCAGCAGCAACGTCGGCCAGGAGGCCTTTGAGGCGGCAGTGCTCCAGGGCGAACACCACATCGAAGCGGGGGATGTATTCCAGCTGGTGCTTAGCCAGCGGCTGGAAACCCGCATTGACCGCGATCCCTTCGAGCTCTACCGCAGCCTGCGCATGGTGAATCCTTCGCCCTACATGGCCTTCTTCAACTTTGGCGGCTGGTATCTGATCGGCTCCAGCCCCGAGGTGATGGTGAAGGCCGAACCGATCCCGGAGGGAGGAGTGAAAGCCTCGCTGCGGCCGATTGCAGGCACCCGCCCCCGCGGTCGCGACGAAGCGGAAGACCTGGCCCTAGAAAAAGAGCTGCTGGCCGATCCCAAGGAACGGGCCGAACACGTGATGCTGGTGGACCTCGGCCGCAACGACCTGGGCCGCGTCTGCAAGCCCGGCACTGTGAAGGTGGGGGAGCTGATGGTGATCGAGCGCTATTCCCATGTGATGCACATTGTGAGCCAAGTTGAGGGACTGCTGGCAGAGGGGCAAACCGTGTGGGACCTATTGATGGCCTCCTTCCCCGCCGGCACCGTCAGCGGCGCCCCCAAGATCCGCGCCATGCAACTTATTCATACCCTGGAGCCCGATGCCCGGGGCCCCTACTCCGGTGTTTACGGCGGAGTTGACCTGGGCGGCGCCCTCAACACCGCCATCACCATTCGCACCATGGTGGTGCTGCCCCATCCAGAGGGGGGCTGGCGGGTGCAGGTGCAGGCCGGCGCCGGAGTGGTGGCCGATTCCAACGCTGCTGCCGAATACCAGGAAACCCTCAACAAGGCCCGCGGCATGCTCAAGGCAATTGCCTGCCTGCTGCCCGCCCAGCCATGA
- the gshA gene encoding glutamate--cysteine ligase, with the protein MKDPLLLKGFEVELYTGRTDGTVVGCSAAAAAALEGFVTEPDQRNLEYITPPDASYARQLQLLIEPRQRLRRWLASRQLTLLPGSALSLGDSRHFERSDPANPYHSYIEATYGTKVVTASVHINLGPISDKDPGQMDRLFAGLRLLRCEAALLLALSASSPFLDGKVTGAHSQRWLQFPLTPAEVPLFLDHQHYINWMGQQLELGTMQNVRHLWTSVRPNGDNRPHDLNRLEIRICDLVTDPLLLLAITAFAELRLQQLLRQPEHCDPLLASSLTPSELAHLADANEKAAAVSSLEATLHHWRHGQPVLAKSWLLEELAALAPLARELGLTQLLAPLGEVLEQGNQAMRWLAGHQAGVPISKLLSLEIAAMATREVELLEAIATDTGPLPLG; encoded by the coding sequence ATGAAGGATCCCCTGTTGCTCAAGGGCTTTGAAGTGGAGCTCTACACCGGTCGGACCGACGGCACGGTGGTGGGTTGCTCAGCGGCGGCGGCGGCGGCCCTGGAGGGGTTCGTCACCGAGCCCGACCAACGCAACCTGGAATACATCACGCCCCCCGATGCCAGTTACGCGCGCCAGCTACAGCTGCTGATCGAGCCGCGTCAGCGCCTGCGCCGGTGGCTGGCCAGCCGCCAGCTCACCCTGCTGCCGGGCAGCGCCCTCAGCCTGGGCGACAGCCGCCATTTCGAGCGCTCCGACCCCGCAAACCCTTACCACAGCTACATCGAGGCCACCTACGGCACCAAGGTGGTGACCGCCAGCGTGCACATCAACCTGGGGCCCATCAGCGACAAGGACCCGGGGCAAATGGACCGCCTGTTTGCCGGCCTCCGCCTGCTGCGCTGCGAGGCTGCCCTGCTGCTGGCCCTCAGCGCCAGTTCCCCCTTCCTCGACGGCAAGGTCACCGGCGCCCACTCCCAGCGCTGGCTGCAGTTTCCGCTGACCCCGGCCGAGGTGCCGCTGTTCCTAGATCACCAGCACTACATCAACTGGATGGGGCAGCAGCTGGAGCTCGGCACGATGCAAAACGTGCGCCACCTCTGGACCTCAGTGCGGCCCAATGGGGACAACCGGCCCCACGACCTCAACCGGCTGGAGATCCGCATCTGCGACCTGGTGACGGATCCGCTTCTGCTGTTGGCGATCACGGCCTTCGCCGAACTGCGGCTGCAGCAGTTGCTGCGCCAGCCGGAACACTGCGACCCCCTCCTGGCCAGCAGCCTGACGCCAAGCGAATTGGCCCACCTGGCCGACGCCAACGAAAAGGCCGCGGCCGTCTCAAGCCTGGAAGCCACCCTGCACCACTGGCGCCATGGGCAGCCGGTGCTGGCAAAGAGCTGGTTGCTTGAGGAGCTTGCAGCTCTGGCCCCCCTGGCAAGGGAGCTCGGGCTCACGCAGCTGCTGGCGCCGTTGGGGGAGGTGCTGGAACAGGGCAATCAGGCCATGCGCTGGCTGGCTGGCCACCAAGCCGGGGTTCCAATCAGCAAGTTGCTCTCCCTGGAGATCGCTGCCATGGCAACCCGGGAAGTGGAACTGCTGGAGGCAATCGCCACAGACACTGGGCCGCTCCCTTTGGGATGA
- a CDS encoding cofactor assembly of complex C subunit B, whose amino-acid sequence MANLGSTLVLTLLLAIGLVFFLRAASKDRTTVVEVRSSRPPLEVLGRLSEWLLQRGWQAESSDPERRHLCFRAQVAASPWLAVLLSLLGAVGAACLALVLRQLLPPLGWWPLLLALLGPAAGIIYRNRARRAETLELRLISHDSATGSALRLRAHRDELIALELELGPQLGLFSDGNLLSSPI is encoded by the coding sequence ATGGCCAACCTCGGATCCACCCTCGTACTGACCTTGCTGCTGGCCATCGGCCTGGTTTTCTTTTTGCGGGCCGCCAGCAAAGACCGCACTACCGTGGTGGAGGTGCGCTCGTCACGGCCGCCCCTGGAGGTGCTGGGCCGGCTCAGCGAGTGGCTCCTGCAACGGGGCTGGCAGGCCGAATCCAGCGATCCCGAGCGACGCCACCTCTGCTTTCGCGCCCAGGTGGCCGCCAGCCCCTGGTTGGCCGTTCTGCTCTCGCTGCTAGGAGCAGTGGGCGCAGCCTGCCTCGCTCTGGTGCTGCGTCAGCTCCTGCCTCCCCTGGGCTGGTGGCCCCTGCTGCTGGCCCTGCTCGGGCCTGCGGCGGGAATTATCTATCGCAACAGGGCAAGGCGAGCCGAAACCCTCGAGCTGAGACTGATCAGCCACGACAGCGCTACCGGCAGTGCCCTGCGCCTGCGCGCCCACCGCGATGAACTGATTGCCCTGGAGCTCGAACTCGGGCCCCAGCTCGGCCTATTCAGCGACGGCAACCTGCTCAGTTCCCCCATCTGA
- a CDS encoding photosystem I reaction center subunit II PsaD — translation MAATALSGQLPKYLGSTGGLLNSAETEEKYAITWSSPKEQVFELPTGGAAHMNEGDNLMYFARKEQCLALGTQLRTKFKPRIEDYKIYRIYPGGDTEFLHPKDGVFPEKVNEGRPMVGHNPRRIGANPNPANLKFTGKNSFDA, via the coding sequence ATGGCAGCTACGGCGCTCAGCGGTCAACTCCCGAAGTACCTCGGCAGCACCGGCGGCCTGCTGAATTCCGCCGAAACGGAGGAGAAATACGCCATTACCTGGAGCAGCCCGAAGGAACAGGTGTTTGAGCTGCCCACCGGCGGGGCCGCCCACATGAACGAGGGCGACAACCTGATGTACTTCGCCCGCAAGGAGCAGTGCCTGGCCCTCGGCACCCAGCTGCGCACCAAGTTCAAACCCAGAATCGAGGATTACAAGATCTACCGGATCTATCCCGGTGGGGACACCGAATTCCTGCACCCCAAGGATGGCGTCTTCCCGGAGAAGGTGAACGAAGGTCGCCCCATGGTGGGCCACAACCCCCGCCGGATCGGCGCCAACCCCAATCCGGCCAACCTCAAGTTCACCGGCAAGAACAGCTTCGACGCCTGA
- a CDS encoding dehydrogenase, whose amino-acid sequence MDRHRWVGAALIGVLCLGTAATAQAPVIANVDPLTGPRSRLSKDWLGTVPMASQPEILVLAGHADSQGIGGAGTAGAAVDLGGAKPMRATMRDELHWNLLTAQAVVSLGQRRGLAIRFYDPPLRTIVNGDDPRTNWSVGKAHAAAGGYALEIHYDAYGPDGVGSGLIPPLHRPPSLLDESLAAAFGPYPLHYRDGLGAPRRGIAILEIGKLEGPLEAALRDPSRSVVTINAIALRVVEAIERGLGREPAQALTQPLTQPQPLAVSSPPGGERNAPQASRPPASSGAE is encoded by the coding sequence ATGGATCGTCATCGCTGGGTGGGGGCCGCCCTGATCGGGGTTCTCTGCCTAGGCACCGCCGCCACCGCCCAAGCTCCCGTTATCGCCAACGTCGATCCGCTGACGGGGCCCCGCAGCCGCCTGAGCAAAGACTGGCTGGGCACGGTCCCCATGGCCAGCCAACCGGAGATTCTGGTGCTCGCTGGCCATGCCGATTCCCAGGGGATCGGTGGCGCCGGCACGGCGGGGGCGGCTGTGGACCTGGGCGGGGCCAAACCGATGCGGGCCACCATGCGCGACGAGCTCCACTGGAACCTGCTCACCGCCCAGGCGGTAGTTTCCCTGGGACAGCGGCGGGGCCTGGCGATCCGCTTCTACGATCCGCCCCTGCGCACGATTGTCAACGGCGATGATCCCCGCACCAACTGGAGCGTTGGCAAAGCCCACGCCGCAGCTGGTGGCTACGCCCTCGAGATCCACTACGACGCCTACGGACCCGACGGCGTGGGGTCGGGGCTGATCCCGCCGCTGCATCGCCCCCCCAGCCTTCTCGATGAAAGCCTGGCGGCGGCCTTTGGTCCCTATCCCCTCCACTATCGCGATGGCCTGGGGGCGCCGCGGCGCGGCATCGCCATTCTCGAGATCGGCAAGCTCGAAGGCCCCCTCGAAGCCGCCCTGCGCGATCCCAGCCGCAGCGTGGTCACCATCAATGCCATTGCCCTACGGGTGGTGGAGGCGATCGAAAGGGGCCTGGGCCGCGAACCCGCCCAGGCCCTTACCCAGCCCCTGACCCAGCCCCAGCCCCTAGCTGTCAGCTCACCGCCTGGTGGGGAGCGCAACGCGCCTCAAGCGAGCCGTCCTCCAGCCAGTTCTGGGGCCGAGTGA
- a CDS encoding ribonuclease D, producing the protein MAASSTPSNLPAPARFAVFDGDLDGEWAALYAGARALAVDTEAMGLIHGRDRLCLVQVCDDHDNVCCIRLTRGQSAAPRLQALMENPAVEKVFHFARFDVAALAENLGITVNPIFCTKVASRLGRTYSPRHGLKEVVQELVGVELDKQAQSSDWGRVEDLSDVQLAYAAGDVRYLLPARDRLETMLQREERWELAQRCFGCIPVFADLDRQRYHLLFEHSSGGNR; encoded by the coding sequence ATGGCCGCCTCCTCCACCCCCAGCAACCTGCCGGCACCAGCCCGGTTCGCTGTGTTTGACGGCGACCTCGATGGGGAGTGGGCAGCCCTCTATGCCGGCGCGAGGGCCCTGGCGGTGGACACCGAGGCGATGGGCCTGATCCACGGCCGCGACCGGCTCTGCCTGGTGCAGGTCTGCGACGACCACGACAACGTCTGCTGTATCCGCCTAACGCGCGGCCAGTCCGCCGCCCCCCGGCTGCAGGCGCTGATGGAAAACCCGGCGGTTGAGAAGGTATTTCACTTTGCCCGCTTTGATGTGGCGGCCCTGGCTGAAAACCTTGGCATCACTGTGAATCCGATTTTCTGTACCAAGGTGGCCAGCCGCCTGGGGCGCACCTACAGCCCCCGCCATGGGCTCAAGGAGGTGGTGCAGGAGCTGGTGGGGGTGGAGCTCGACAAGCAGGCCCAGAGCTCGGACTGGGGTCGGGTTGAAGATCTCTCCGATGTCCAGCTGGCCTATGCGGCAGGGGACGTGCGCTACCTGTTGCCGGCCCGAGATCGGTTGGAAACCATGCTCCAGCGCGAAGAGCGCTGGGAGCTGGCCCAGCGCTGTTTTGGCTGCATTCCGGTGTTCGCCGACCTCGACCGCCAGCGCTATCACCTGTTGTTCGAGCACTCCAGCGGGGGCAACCGCTAA
- a CDS encoding Mrp/NBP35 family ATP-binding protein — translation MASVEQAHAALTAVTDAGSGRSLIDLGWIQEPRLVGERAVFRLALPGFAQAQRDRIVTEARAALLAIDGVNEVQIELAQPTGAAPIGAAGHGAPGPGAGQLPQRQAIAGVRQVIAVSSGKGGVGKSTVAVNLACALAATGLKVGLLDADIYGPNAPTMLGVADRTPEVRGEGASQVLSPVECCGIAMVSMGLLIQENQPVVWRGPMLNGIIRQFLYQVEWGERDVLIVDLPPGTGDAQLTIAQAVPMAGAIIVTTPQLVSLADARRGLAMFVQMGVSVLGVVENMSVFIPPDAPEKRYALFGSGGGARLAEEAGVPLLAELPLEMPVREGGDAGRPVVLSHPESASAQALMALARRIGAAHLVPA, via the coding sequence ATGGCCTCAGTCGAGCAGGCCCATGCCGCCCTTACGGCCGTCACCGATGCCGGCAGCGGCCGCAGCCTGATCGATCTTGGCTGGATCCAGGAACCCCGCCTGGTCGGCGAGCGCGCCGTGTTCCGGCTCGCTCTGCCCGGGTTTGCCCAGGCCCAGCGGGATCGGATCGTCACTGAGGCTCGGGCCGCCCTGCTGGCCATTGATGGCGTGAACGAGGTGCAGATCGAGCTGGCCCAGCCCACAGGCGCCGCCCCCATCGGTGCCGCGGGCCATGGGGCGCCTGGCCCTGGGGCAGGTCAGCTCCCCCAGCGCCAGGCCATTGCAGGCGTCAGGCAGGTGATCGCGGTGAGCAGTGGCAAAGGTGGCGTCGGTAAGAGCACGGTGGCCGTAAACCTGGCCTGCGCCCTTGCCGCCACCGGGCTCAAAGTGGGCCTACTCGATGCTGATATCTACGGACCCAATGCGCCCACCATGCTCGGGGTCGCCGATCGCACCCCAGAGGTGCGCGGCGAGGGCGCCAGCCAGGTGCTCAGCCCGGTCGAATGCTGCGGCATCGCCATGGTGTCTATGGGGCTGCTGATTCAGGAAAACCAACCCGTTGTCTGGCGCGGACCGATGCTCAACGGCATCATCCGTCAGTTTTTGTATCAGGTGGAGTGGGGCGAGCGGGATGTGCTGATTGTGGATCTGCCCCCTGGCACGGGCGACGCCCAGCTCACCATCGCCCAGGCCGTGCCGATGGCCGGAGCGATCATCGTCACCACCCCCCAGCTGGTATCGCTTGCCGATGCCCGCCGCGGCCTGGCGATGTTTGTGCAGATGGGCGTCAGCGTGCTGGGCGTGGTCGAGAACATGAGTGTGTTCATCCCTCCCGACGCACCGGAGAAGCGCTACGCCCTTTTCGGCAGTGGGGGCGGTGCCCGCCTCGCTGAGGAGGCTGGGGTGCCGCTGCTGGCCGAACTACCCCTGGAAATGCCGGTACGGGAGGGGGGGGATGCCGGTCGGCCGGTGGTGCTCTCCCATCCCGAATCCGCCAGCGCCCAGGCCCTGATGGCCCTGGCCCGGCGCATTGGCGCGGCCCACCTGGTGCCGGCCTGA
- the rodA gene encoding rod shape-determining protein RodA encodes MLSQSGRRNKGVFGAGRGRRSPLARVDLVLWGVPLAMAALAGILIASTQRQANYANWYQHWVTAAVGMVVALLLARLPLERLLPFKWPIYIAMVASLIAVRLVGTSALGAQSWINIGGFYVQPSEFAKLGAILLLAEVLARHPVDRPVDLVRPVGLISLPWLLVFVQPDLGSSLVFAAVLLVMLFWAGMPGAWVLLLLSPLVTAITAGALPVLLLGWIPLVGWMAWKSLPWKRVALAISLAVQGLFAVATPWLWQHGLRPHQRDRLTLFLDPGQDPLGGGYHLLQSTVGIGSGQIWGTGLMQGSLTKLRFIPEQHTDFIFSALGEETGFLGSVLVVAGFALLMARLLQIAGRARSDYEALVVVGIGAMLMFQVVVNINMTIGLGPITGIPLPWLSYGRSAMLVNFIALGLCASVGRRGRTAQGAW; translated from the coding sequence ATGCTGAGCCAGTCAGGGCGGCGCAATAAGGGGGTCTTCGGCGCCGGCCGTGGCCGCCGCAGTCCCCTGGCCAGGGTCGACCTAGTGCTCTGGGGCGTTCCTTTGGCCATGGCAGCGCTGGCCGGCATCCTGATCGCCAGCACCCAGCGACAGGCCAATTACGCCAACTGGTACCAGCACTGGGTGACGGCGGCGGTGGGCATGGTGGTGGCCCTGCTGCTGGCCCGGCTGCCCCTGGAGCGGCTGCTTCCTTTCAAGTGGCCGATCTACATTGCGATGGTGGCCAGCCTGATCGCGGTGCGCCTGGTGGGCACAAGCGCCCTGGGGGCCCAGAGCTGGATCAACATCGGCGGCTTTTACGTCCAGCCCTCGGAATTTGCCAAGCTGGGGGCGATCCTGCTGCTCGCCGAGGTACTGGCCCGGCACCCGGTTGATCGCCCCGTAGATCTGGTGCGGCCTGTGGGCCTGATCTCCCTGCCCTGGCTGCTTGTGTTCGTGCAGCCCGACCTGGGCAGTTCCCTGGTCTTCGCAGCCGTGCTGCTGGTTATGCTGTTCTGGGCGGGGATGCCCGGAGCCTGGGTGCTGTTGTTGCTATCGCCCCTGGTGACAGCCATCACGGCCGGCGCCCTGCCGGTGCTGCTTCTGGGCTGGATTCCTCTGGTGGGCTGGATGGCCTGGAAAAGCCTTCCCTGGAAAAGGGTGGCCCTGGCGATCAGCCTGGCGGTGCAAGGGCTGTTTGCCGTGGCAACACCCTGGTTATGGCAGCACGGCCTGCGGCCCCACCAGCGGGACAGACTGACCCTCTTCCTCGATCCTGGCCAGGACCCCCTCGGTGGGGGCTACCACCTGCTGCAGAGCACGGTGGGTATCGGCTCCGGACAGATCTGGGGAACAGGGTTGATGCAGGGATCCCTCACCAAGCTGCGTTTCATCCCGGAGCAGCACACCGATTTCATCTTCAGCGCCCTGGGGGAGGAAACGGGTTTCCTGGGCTCGGTGCTGGTCGTGGCGGGCTTCGCCCTGCTGATGGCCAGGCTGCTGCAGATCGCGGGCCGGGCCCGCAGCGACTACGAAGCCCTGGTGGTGGTAGGAATCGGCGCGATGCTGATGTTTCAGGTGGTGGTGAATATCAATATGACCATCGGCCTCGGACCGATCACCGGCATCCCCCTGCCCTGGCTGAGCTACGGACGTTCCGCCATGCTCGTCAACTTCATCGCCCTCGGCCTGTGTGCCTCCGTGGGCCGCCGGGGCCGAACAGCCCAGGGAGCCTGGTGA